In one window of Lynx canadensis isolate LIC74 chromosome A3, mLynCan4.pri.v2, whole genome shotgun sequence DNA:
- the BCL2L11 gene encoding bcl-2-like protein 11 isoform X4, translating to MHVPVPLVAGWEAAIRKKDQMAKQPSDVSSECDREGGQLQPAERPPQLRPGAPTSLQTEQQGNPEGEGDRCPQGSPQGPLAPPASPGPFATRSPLFIFVRRSSLLSRSSSGYFSFDTDRSPAPMSCDKSTQTPSPPCQAFNHYLSAMGLFE from the exons ATGCACGTACCCGTCCCACTTGTCGCTGGGTGGGAGGCGGCGATCAG aaaaaaagaccaaatggCAAAGCAACCTTCAGATGTAAGTTCTGAGTGTGACAGAGAAGGTGGACAATTGCAGCCTGCTGAGAGGCCTCCTCAGCTCAGGCCTGGGGCCCCTACCTCTCTACAGACCGAGCAGCAAGGTAATCCTGAAGGCGAAGGGGACCGCTGCCCCCAAGGCAGCCCTCAGGGCCCGCTGGCCCCACCAGCCAGCCCCGGGCCTTTTGCTACCAGATCCCCGCTTTTCATCTTTGTCAGAAGATCCTCCCTGCTGTCTCGATCCTCCAGTGGGTATTTCTCTTTTGACACAGACAGGAGCCCGGCACCCATGAGTTGTGACAAATCAACACAAACCCCAAGTCCTCCTTGCCAGGCCTTCAACCATTATCTCAGTGCAATGG
- the LOC115510862 gene encoding uncharacterized protein LOC115510862: MDGAAGIVCSALADRAGLPDTSERTNAVAALKPRPEWVQGKAESRQLNNHLSSANPPQRAQAPEKSQGSRPARTAQPLLGGLREPAARLWPAAAAQCRGAGPQLPGLSGEHALPSQPALRSFTTPSRGIPARAVLRPSARSLSTDDPSPNWTCRGREPDPPDRRLPPSDKWDGYVHLCLHVLGKGAGGGADLTPVFVFRRHPARSRGFGGTPSLSPARNLR; the protein is encoded by the exons ATGGATGGTGCGGCTGGTATCGTCTGCAGCGCACTCGCAGACCGGGCAGGGCTCCCAGACACGTCCGAGAGAACGAACGCAGTAGCTGCCCTGAAACCTCGGCCTGAATGGGTACAAGGAAAAGCCGAGTCCCGTCAGTTAAACAACCACCTCAGTTCCGCAAATCCTCCGCAACGGGCCCAAGCACCCGAGAAAAGTCAAGGCTCCAGACCAGCTCGTACCGCGCAGCCGCTACTCGGGGGTCTCCGGGAGCCGGCCGCGAGGCTCTGGCCGGCTGCCGCAGCCCAGTGTCGTGGAGCGGGGCCCCAGCTCCCGGGACTGAGCGGAGAGCACGCGCTGCCTTCCCAGCCGGCCCTGAGAAGCTTCACCACTCCCTCGCGCGGAATCCCGGCCCGAGCCGTACTTCGGCCAAGTGCCCGTAGCCTTTCCACGGATGACCCCTCACCAAACTGGACCTGCAGGGGAAGGGAACCCGACCCACCTGATCGCCGCCTCCCACCCAGCGACAAGTGGGACGGGTACGTGCATCTCTGCCTGCACGTGCTCGGGAAGGGAGCAGGAGGTGGAGCCGATCTGACTCCGGTGTTTGTGTTCCGTCGGCACCCGGCCCGCTCCCGGGGATTCGGAG GGACACCTAGCCTGTCTCCCGCGCGGAACCTCCGATAA